The Campylobacter concisus genome has a window encoding:
- a CDS encoding TatD family hydrolase, with the protein MIIDTHCHLDSKVYDFDLEQILSEARNLGLKGFIIPGADINDLPKAAKIAHEKSDIFFAVGVHPYDKENFNIETLREFAKDKKCVAIGECGLDYYRLPKDEEEKLREKADQKRVFLAQLDLAVELKKPVILHIREANEDSFNILKEYAPKLEAGAVLHCYNASPLLLELCKFGNFYFGIGGVLTFKNAKNLVEILPKIPFDRVLIETDAPYLTPEPNRGKRNEPAFTTFVAKKIAEILNLEFEVVCKTTSDNAKRLFKCFA; encoded by the coding sequence ATGATTATAGATACGCATTGTCATTTGGATAGCAAAGTTTATGATTTTGACCTAGAGCAAATTTTATCTGAAGCCAGAAATTTAGGGCTAAAAGGCTTTATTATCCCTGGAGCTGATATTAATGATTTACCAAAAGCGGCTAAAATAGCGCACGAAAAAAGTGATATTTTCTTTGCCGTTGGAGTTCATCCCTATGATAAAGAGAATTTTAATATAGAGACTTTAAGAGAATTTGCCAAAGATAAAAAGTGCGTGGCTATCGGTGAATGTGGGCTTGACTACTACCGCTTGCCAAAAGATGAAGAAGAAAAGCTAAGAGAAAAAGCTGATCAAAAACGTGTTTTTTTAGCTCAACTAGATTTGGCAGTTGAGTTAAAAAAACCCGTTATCCTCCACATCAGAGAGGCTAATGAGGACTCTTTTAACATCTTAAAAGAGTATGCGCCAAAGCTTGAAGCTGGAGCGGTTTTGCATTGTTATAATGCTTCGCCACTTCTTTTGGAGCTTTGCAAATTTGGGAATTTTTACTTTGGCATAGGTGGCGTTTTGACATTTAAAAACGCTAAGAATTTAGTTGAAATTCTGCCAAAAATTCCTTTTGATAGGGTATTGATAGAGACTGACGCCCCTTATCTCACGCCAGAACCAAATCGTGGCAAGAGAAATGAGCCGGCGTTTACGACATTTGTTGCTAAAAAGATAGCTGAAATTTTAAACCTTGAATTTGAAGTAGTTTGTAAAACGACTTCAGATAATGCCAAAAGGTTATTTAAGTGCTTTGCCTAA
- a CDS encoding lytic transglycosylase domain-containing protein — MKAMLKIFLLFACSTLLLANAPEKSSYDTQVKILKELDIDASFMKTSHYAKMRQGIQNSQVRTFTDALKNGYMYIPMIKEQIKKSGVPESFFYLAMIESGFSNHTVSNAKATGMWQFMEQTAKIHGLKVGQYTDERKDPVESTVAATNYLRSLKNQFGKWYLAAMAYNCGDGALKKAIQKAGTDDLVTLLDAEKKYLPVETRNFIIKILRAAYIAKDADFLISKESSLLNINGGLRLTKVKVPGGTNLAQIGDSIGLSTKKMKSNNPHLKFVFTPPTLKDYYVYIPENKKQLFSDNFKPFNGKNNFYAYTVKKGETLLSISKKTGVSHRAIKDYNELSTNAVSYNQKLIIPFSTQNKSHNYVVQTGDTIASLSKKFNVSEKDIKDANSLASSNLNVGANIVIP; from the coding sequence ATGAAAGCAATGCTTAAGATATTTTTATTATTTGCATGTAGCACCTTGCTACTAGCAAACGCCCCTGAGAAGAGCTCTTACGACACTCAGGTTAAAATTTTAAAGGAGCTAGACATCGATGCTAGCTTTATGAAAACTTCTCACTATGCAAAGATGAGACAAGGCATACAAAACTCACAGGTAAGAACATTTACAGATGCCTTGAAAAATGGCTATATGTATATACCAATGATAAAAGAGCAGATCAAAAAATCAGGCGTGCCTGAGTCGTTTTTCTATCTAGCGATGATAGAGTCAGGCTTTTCAAATCACACTGTCTCAAACGCTAAAGCTACTGGTATGTGGCAGTTTATGGAGCAAACAGCAAAAATTCACGGCCTAAAAGTAGGGCAATACACCGATGAGAGAAAAGATCCAGTCGAATCAACTGTCGCAGCTACAAACTATCTAAGATCACTTAAAAATCAATTTGGGAAATGGTACTTGGCGGCAATGGCATATAACTGCGGCGATGGTGCATTAAAAAAAGCTATACAAAAAGCTGGTACAGACGATCTTGTAACACTTCTTGATGCTGAGAAAAAATACCTCCCAGTTGAGACTAGAAATTTCATCATTAAAATTTTAAGAGCGGCATATATAGCAAAAGATGCGGACTTTTTGATATCTAAAGAGTCATCTTTGCTAAACATAAATGGCGGATTAAGACTTACGAAAGTAAAAGTGCCAGGCGGTACAAATTTAGCTCAGATAGGCGACAGCATCGGTCTTAGCACAAAAAAGATGAAAAGTAATAACCCACATTTAAAATTTGTATTTACACCTCCAACTTTAAAAGATTATTACGTTTATATCCCTGAAAATAAAAAGCAACTTTTCTCAGATAATTTCAAGCCATTTAATGGCAAAAATAACTTCTACGCATACACTGTAAAAAAAGGCGAAACCTTACTTTCTATCTCTAAAAAAACAGGCGTTAGCCACAGAGCGATCAAGGACTACAACGAGCTTAGCACAAATGCAGTAAGCTATAATCAAAAACTAATAATCCCTTTTTCTACTCAAAATAAATCTCACAACTACGTAGTTCAAACAGGCGATACAATCGCATCTTTATCAAAGAAATTTAATGTAAGTGAAAAAGATATAAAAGATGCAAATTCTTTGGCTAGTTCAAATTTAAATGTCGGAGCAAATATTGTCATACCGTAA
- a CDS encoding septal ring lytic transglycosylase RlpA family protein, producing the protein MSYRKSLNFYLGLSFTLLITGCSWSGAPFTPSGPTNVRGNNSASVQKATMRPYTINGKTYYPTVVSVGDKASGTASWYGPNFHGKTTSNGEVYNMYNMTAAHKTLPMNTILKVTNLRNQKSVIVRVNDRGPFVADRVLDLSKAAAMKLDVIGTGTAPVSMEVIGFNEDINAVTTASAQPTKPTSTGIKVPNPVSPTAPVGGIVISSEQRVVGGDFMVQIGSFKNLEGANRYQREHKSIDGYRSVVKTFTIDGSTIYRVFLNGFRSEDEARDYARSGKFQGAFIVRG; encoded by the coding sequence TTGTCATACCGTAAGAGCCTAAATTTCTACTTAGGACTAAGTTTTACACTTCTAATCACTGGCTGTTCTTGGAGTGGGGCTCCATTTACTCCAAGTGGCCCAACTAATGTAAGAGGCAACAACTCCGCCTCAGTTCAAAAAGCAACAATGAGACCATACACCATAAATGGCAAAACATACTATCCGACCGTCGTAAGTGTCGGCGATAAGGCCAGCGGAACGGCAAGTTGGTATGGTCCAAATTTTCACGGCAAAACGACCTCAAATGGTGAAGTTTATAATATGTATAATATGACTGCGGCGCATAAGACTTTGCCGATGAATACAATACTTAAAGTAACAAATTTAAGAAATCAAAAAAGTGTTATCGTGCGCGTAAATGACAGAGGACCTTTTGTGGCTGACAGGGTGCTTGACCTTTCAAAAGCAGCTGCGATGAAGCTTGATGTCATCGGCACCGGCACAGCTCCAGTTAGTATGGAGGTTATCGGCTTTAATGAAGACATTAACGCTGTTACAACCGCTAGCGCGCAACCAACAAAACCAACAAGCACTGGCATAAAAGTGCCAAATCCAGTCTCTCCAACAGCTCCAGTTGGCGGCATCGTGATCTCATCAGAGCAACGCGTTGTGGGTGGAGATTTTATGGTACAAATTGGCTCGTTTAAGAACCTTGAAGGCGCAAATAGATACCAAAGAGAGCACAAAAGCATAGATGGTTATAGATCAGTCGTTAAGACATTTACGATAGATGGCTCAACCATTTATAGGGTATTTTTAAATGGCTTTAGAAGCGAGGACGAGGCTAGGGATTACGCAAGAAGCGGTAAATTCCAAGGTGCATTTATAGTAAGAGGTTAG